From the Drosophila simulans strain w501 chromosome 2L, Prin_Dsim_3.1, whole genome shotgun sequence genome, the window ttgcaatccTGAACTCGAATCGTATACATTTCAACTTTCAAAAGCCATTACTCAAAAAGGTTGGCATCTACGATcacttaaattgatttttcggttCATAAGCGATAAGCAGCGATAGTGATCGAACTTTGATGTCAAATAAACAAGGTATCAACAAACTATTCGAATAAAACAATTAGGTGAAATTGTTGCCTTCGTAACATGACGTTGATTTTGTTACTTAAGATTTCTTTTCGACAGATAACACACAAAAATTTCGTCATATATGTAGGTATTATAgtgatttataaatattaaataattgctgAGACAACAATTTCCTAATCGTATCTTGCTACTCGTTGTTTAACACAAACAAGTTACGTGAACGCAAATCTATAACTCGAATCGCATTTGTATTCAAAAATAGAATCTGCACATATAATAAACGGTTGATGATTCTTGGGTTCTATACAATTTTCATTGCAAAAGTTGGCTGTGATTTGGATTTTTGAGGCTTAACGGCGATAATGCCCTCCCATTTGGTTGACATGCGATCTTGACTGTGGGAGCTAATGTCAAGTACGATCGCAGCAGCTTTACAACTGGTTTTACACGATTTAAGTGAGAAGCTGTTGGCTTAACCACATTATCAAATGCGGGTTCAATGTCTATGCAAATCGGTATCTGATTACTCAATCAGCAATCTAGTAGTCAGCTGAACTTTGACCGCAAGCCGCATTTTGCTTCTGGTTTTGTCTCTTCTATTTACTCTATATTAGAGCTCTATTTACTAATAGATTAATATATGACCCGCTTCAGTAAGCAGTAAAAcgattttcataaataaaaaccaagaTATGTGATTAAGACATCTTATTACTTAATTACCCTCATTACGTCTTATCTGAGTTGCGTATTTATTCAATAGATAAGCGGCTCCGAAAATGCCTCCGCTGATTAAAAACGCATGGGATCCAATCTGAGTTATTTGTGTGTCAAAATAAAAGCACTCAAACATTTTATAAGGGATACCAAAACAAATCTTAtctttgcatttcaattgcaaatgGAATTTGCGATAAGCTAGAAGTAATcattataaattgaaattttattaatatagaGACCAGCACCATGACCACCAATAAGGATCCCCAAGATAAGGAGCCAGGGAAAGCAGAACAACCGACCAAGAATGGCGGATCCAGCGGTGTTGGAATCATGAAGCGCTTGAGAAGATCGGCGTCCGCCACAGAGCATAATCTTAGCAGTCTAAGGAATCGCAAGTCAACACAAAACCTATTCGATCAGCACGGGAATCCCATCGATCTGCGACAGTATCGTAAGGTTTTGGATAAGGATGAAAATGGTAATGGAACCAACGGATCTGAGAAGAAGCTGAGATACAGGAGAACACAAAGTGTGACTCGTGCTGAGGAGATTTCCAATAAAGAGGAGAAGCAGAGAAGAGCACAGCCTGGCAGACCGTAAGTATGGGAAATTAAACTACTTAAGCCTAAATTGAGGGTTTCGCCTCTTTTAGAATCCATCGGCCACGAGATTCCCTGTTTTCTTGGAGTTCTGGATTTACCAATTTTTCTGGACTGGTGAACTGGGGATTTCTACTGCTCTGCATTGGAGGTCTGCGTTTGGGCTTGGAGAATCTTCTAAAGTAACTACGATGATCTTAAGTAGAAGTACAAGTTTTAGCTAACTCCCCATTTCTTAGATATGGCATTCGCATCAACCCTCTGGATTGGTTCTTCTTCATAAGCGGCCACAACGAAGGCGAAGGACATAACGCCCTAATCCTGAGCATTTGTAAGTACGAACAAAATCAAGGATTACGCAAACGAAATCGATAACCTTCATATTACCATCCTTTACAGACTCTTTAGTGCACATATCGCTCTGTTTGGCTGTGGAGAAGGGTCTAGCCATGGTAAGTACTCACTTTGATAGCATCTCACGCCTAATTTCTTCGATCGCGACTTGAAATACGTTATTAGCTTGAACATGGCTTATATGCTAAATTTCGAAATATCTAGTTAATTCTAAATTCACAATTTGGAAATTGAGTGAAGGTTGTTGACAAGAAATGATTTGTTTATCAGAGGGAAAAGTATGAAACACACCAGTTTCGGAAAACataacttttaattgtttacaaaacttacatatagatacattagatacaaatttttaatgacaATAAACTGGGCATGCAATGAATGATCGAGTGCgtttatgcataaattttcgAATGTATGGCGAGGTTTGATTGCGCGATGAATGAGCTCCAAGTCGGTCGATTCCTTTAGGCAATGCGTACTCCAGCCTGATCACAATATTTCTGGAGTACTTGCTTGTATTCCGGCTCCAGGGGCGACAACAAAGTGGAAAATTCTCCTGCCCTAGCCTGGGCAAACTTAGAGAGCGAAGTTGCTAGAAACTGGCGAGCATCCTTAATCTCAGCCAGGTGATCCTGCTGGCTGGGCTGAGCATGAGTCAGTTGGGCAAATGCCACTTGATAGCCCGAATCGGGATCTTCGGCAACTCCTGCTGGCTCTCCTATTTCGAGACCCATCAATTTCTCTGGTGGTCGTTCAAAGAGATCGATTAGAGAATGCAGCAGTCGTGGCCAGAAAGTAGcgtactgctgctgcaatATTTCTGGAGTTTCAGTAAGGAGCTTAGTGACACCCACGGCCACCATTTTGCGATCCTGCTCCTTGGGAACCTTGCCCATTTCGGTGATGAACACGCGATCCAGCAGCATGCCAAACAGGTTAGGCTGAATCTCATCTATCAATTGAGCCATCTGACTGCCACTGAACTTAATCACATAAAAGCTGAAGAAAATAATGATGCCGCTTAAATACTTCGGAGTCTTCGAGAGAGACAATCGCTGGAAGAGCAAGCCAAAGATCTGTCGAAGATTGGTTTGAATCTCAGCGGGAGGGTAGTAGGAAAGCAGATTCTGGAGAAGATAAAACCCTTCATGGTCATTAGCCTTGGAGGCAATCATCTTTTGGAATATTCCCAGGATTCCGCTCTGAAATATATGTTGAAAATTTTATAAGATTGGACTCTGTAAAATGAAATGTGtgatatataataataacttaCCAGTTTACCCAAGGCTTGAATCTGAGCAGATCCCTGCTTGATGAAAGCTGAAATCAGTCGAATTAATGGTGTGACATTTCCCGTCCTGTCCCACAGAGCTGGGGACAACAAGCAAGGGAACAAAGCCCAATAGGGTTCCGGTATGGTACCAGTGCCCTCGCGCATTTCCAACAGCACAGAAAGCATCTGGAAGACGTAGGGCATAAATTCGACAATGTCCTGCTGTAAGATGCCCTGGAAAACTGGGAACAAGGCCTCCTCAAAGGAGCTCACAGCCGAGCTATCGGCCTGACAAACAATTCTagggaaaaagaaaatttgttATTGGTCTTTAGCACCAAAATGCATTATACTTACTTTATACACAGAGCCAGCGTTTCAAAAAGATAATGGTTAAAGTGCGGACGCGAAGGATTCTTGGCCACTTGGGTGAGAATCTCGGTAAGCCGTGGAAGGGCGACGCCCATAAAGGGCATGGCAGCCGATTGCAAGACCGAAAAACTTCGCATAAtggctaataataataataagagaTTTGTTAACATACTAGAAACGTATAGGATAGTCCCCCAAACTCACCTTTCATTACGTACTCATTTTCTCCGGAACCTGGAAGCGAAAGGGTCGCAAACAATCCACTAATAAGTTCATTTGTGTAAGGTGCCAAGATCTGTGGACCAAACACGATCGTGTTGCTAGCATCCCGCATAGTAAGGATCTTCTCCACTGAACAAGCAGCATAGCTATGAACAACAGAGCTTTCGGCGGGGAGATGTCGAATAAGCTGGGGCAGGCAGCTTGCTAGGACTTGGGGACCCAAAATGCTGCGGAACACCATTACATACTTAATGGCAGCAGCCTTAAGAACAGGAAACTCGTTAACTGCAAAGAGAATTTAAAGAATGCAGATATAAGATGATCGAATTGGGAAAATGGTTATTTGGGCTTACTGTTGGGTCTTTCCAGTTCTGGAATAATTTGCCGGGCACAAAATTCGGGGAGTGGAACCAACTCCGAGGTCTGTGTGATGCCATGCTTTTGAGTTCCTCCTCGAGATGCCCACGAAGTAACCAAATAAATTGCCGTATCCTTTGACCTCCAATTGGTAGCCGGATTCTCCTTGTACTTGGTCAACAATCTCTCTAGATACTGgccaaaaatgccaaagaTCTTTTGCTCAAAGTTGATTGATAGAGTCTTGACCAGATCACATGCCGCCCGACGTCGTGTGTCAATGTCAGAGCCTTCAATATCCCTTCGAATGTACTCCTCCGGACTGTCCTCGAAAATTTCTTCATCTGAGGGCCTGATGTCTAGATTGGGAATGACAACTTTATCGCAGATCTGCGCAAGAATCTCCGGATTCTCGAAAATGCTCTGATAGTGCTGGCGCTCTGCCACCACAGAGAGAAACTGTAGAGCATGGGAGACCAACTGCGCGCAAAATAGGAATAGAAAAATTATAAGattaattattgaaaaagAGTGTTGTGTCGGTTACTTACTGAATCGTACTTGGTTTGCAAACTGGTCTTGACCAGCAACTCCCAAACTGCAGTCACAAATTGCTCCATAAATGGCTTGAACTCCTCGTCGTACTTTTTCGCATAAAGGCAAATGTTCTCGCAGACTTGAGCACGCAGATGCTCTAGAACACCCGCATCCTCATCATCAGCAGTACGCAGGGATGGCACATCCGCGGCCAGTTGCTGGATAAACGCTCCCATCCACGTATTGATATTGTCCTCAAAGAACTCCGGCAAATCCTGGGAGTTGAGCGAGAAAAACACCTTGTTCACAAGAACCAAAGAACCGTAGATGACCTTCAGGGCGTCGGCATTGTTCTCGTGCACCTTGGTCAACTGCATTGTGGCCTGGAGCAGGTCTGTCAGAGGTTTAGCCATGCGATCCAGCACAAATTTGATCTCCTCCCACAAAGCCTGCGACTTAAACTCATAACGATAGCGCTTGAACAGCGAATGTGCGGTTTGCAAAACGCCGTTGATGACATTGAAATCACCAGAGGCAAATCTCTCCACCATCTCGTCGATAAGCTGCGGCCATTTTTTGGGAAAATCATATTTGCCTATGATGCTGACCGCGTCGCTTAGTTGTTTTTGCAATGCCACCGGTGAGTGGAGCATTAGTGTTACGATCAAGGTCTTAATTGTATTCCTGTCACTTTCGTGGATGCGATCCGGTCCATCGCTGTCCAGGTGGGCTGCCCAATTCCGCttaatatagtttttaaagGCAATGGCTCCCGCCACCCGCGTGGTCATGTCCATTTGGGCTTTGTCTATCAGATTGAGCAGTAAGATCGGGTAATTCTGCTGCAGTTCCGTGGATTCCAAAAGTTTTTCGGCTATACAAGTAGAGAAGGAAATGGTGTGTTTGTTagaactacatacatatggaaATTGGAtgttgcaaatatatataagcaaCCGATATGGAGCTTAAAGTGTTCCTCGTTgaacttaatatatttataaaacaagcaaaaagttgtttatacaattttttcaAAAGCTTGGTTATGGTGCGGACTCCATAAGTATGAAAAATATTGAGATTTTGGCATGCCTTAAATAATCCTAAAACTAGGGCTATGGTTTTGAAAGCTGGCTTGGCAACAGTCATATCAAGATCAGCTAATCTCgattcaataaataagaaaGCTGCGCGACTGTAAAATTCAGTTGACGTGGGGAGAACTTGTGGAGCATTTCAAATGGATTTAAAAACCGTATTTTTCATTGGCGTCGCCAAAAACCATTTCCCGCGCACATATACATCAGCACCCCTGCACGCATGTgcagttgtgtgtgtgcacacgCATTCCTACACACACTTACCCGGCCGGCGGACATTTGGATCGGCGCTCAGCGTCTGCTGCAAATAACCGGCCAGCAGCTGTAAATTTGCCTCTGTCACTTCCATTTTGAgtcaattttctttttgatgGTCCTATTCGCTTTAATTTATATCACTTGTGGCTTGTTCCTCCACAGTCTTGCAACATGAAATGAAATCGCAATTCGTTTTCGCACACAATGCTCGCAGATCTGGAGATGGAACTTAGGGCGAGTTTTTAATATCGATTGTTTATTAGTGATGAGAGAAGTTACCGTTACAGGAATTCGATGGTTTTAGAATTTAAATGTTCATATCACAAACATCGCGTATTGATACTTTACTAATTTAGTATCATTTGTCATGATATCAAGTCCTGTCTTCAAAAGATACtaacaaaatgaattaaaaattaaaccaaatttgTAATTCTTTTCCAGGAAATAATTGCAGAGGGCTTGGGACTGTTCATCCAGATAGTCAACATTGTTGTCTTGGTTTGTCTGCCGGTGGTAACAATTCACCTAAAAGGGCATGCTTTTAGTTTGAGTAagaaattaacttaatttagaTGTATTTTAAATGATGTAATTATCTGTTAACCTTTAAATTTCTTTAGTGGGCGCTTCAACAGTTTGCTTCTTTTACTCTGTGCTGTTTCTAAAACTTTGGTCCTATGTACAGACGAATATGTGGTGCCGTCAGACTTACTATCAAAAGAATCCGCGGGAGCGTCGACCAAGCATAACTTTGGCGGAACTAAGTATGTTGGTATCTCTCAACCGTATGtcttatattaaaaattcatcTTTCATCCAGAAAAAGGAGTTTTGAATGGAGGTGAAGAAGACGAGGATGTTTCAAAGCTGGTGCAATATCCTGATAATCTCACCTACAAGGATCTCTTGTATTTCCTTTGCGCGCCCACGCTCTGCTATGAGTTGAATTTCCCGCGAACCTCGCGCGTGCGCAAACGCTTTTTGCTGAAGCGTTTATTGGAGGTGGTGATTGGAGTGAATGTGGTTATGGCATTGTTTCAACAATGGATTATTCCATCGGTTCGGAACTCCCTGATTCCGTTCTCCAACATGGACGTGGCCTTAGCCACTGAGCGACTCCTTAAACTTGCGGTTGGTAGAGTGCAAATTATAAAacgtttaaatattatttaataatgtttatttaattagctACCCAATCATCTTTGCTGGCTCTGCTTTTTCTATCTAATGTTCCACTCTTTTCTCAATGCGGTGGGCGAACTGCTGAACTTTGCTGATCGCAATTTTTATTGTGATTGGTGGAATGCGAATAACATTGATACCTTCTGGCGTACATGGAACATGCCAGTTCATAGGTGGTGCGTGCGTCATCTCTACATCCCTGTGGTCCAGATGGGCTATTCCTCAAGACAGGCCTCTACTATTGTCTTTTTGTTTAGTGCCGTCTTCCATGAATATTTGGTATGAGGGCtgatattttgaatttgaaattttttacaataatataatttatatttccagGTTTCAGTTCCTTTGCAAATATACAAGATATGGGCATTTATGGGCATGATGGGTCAGATTCCCCTATCGGCCGTATCCAAATCCATTGAAAAGAAATTGGGTCCCCGAATGGGCAATATAATCGTGTGGGCTTCCATTATTCTCGGTCAGCCTCTGTGCATAATGGCCTATTATCACGATTATGTCGTCCAGCATTTTAAGAACTCGCTCAACGGCACCGACTACAGTAGTTAGGTTTCAAAAAGgtcaacattttaaaatgagGCACCACTGAAATATCTGCATTGGTCGGGTCCGTGTACTTTTCGTAATTTATAAGCCAGAATGCAAGTTAAGAAGGAAACTTGTGATTGCCAATTTACAAAGCATATTTTGACTTTTGCACATGCATGTAGTACTGATTAACACAAATAGATTGTTATTGAATGCATTTGTTAATGAATTTAAGTGtcatgtaaataaaacaaattttaaactaaataaaatgttttctattcttaaattatatgaaacgaacaaaatttaatatataagcGTTTGTTCGATAGTTTCTTCCCTAGAATACGCGATCTATCGATTGTTTATGCTGCATATGGTCACACTTCATCGCTGCCCAAGCCAAAACAGAGACAATTTTTTTTCCTATATTTCAGAAACATTTGTCGATCATATGTAAGCCTAATATAAGTAATATTTTCTTGTCAGTTGGCTCTAAAAACTCGGCGTAACTGTGGCCCCACACTCGATCCGACTTTTCCGGTAAGATCCAATGATTCGCCAATTTCTGCGTCGGCTTTTTCGCGACGCCCGGCTCTACACGCATACATATTCGCCGTTTGGCcagtgtgtatatatatgtcgCTGTCTGATTAGTGCgcgccagtgtgtgtgtgcagctcGTGCTGGGTTAGAAATTTTTTTCTACATCGCCCCTTGCATGAGGCATTAGTTAATTCTGAAAGGGAAACCCATTCTAAAGGGCgacaaaaatgttattaatttccaGAACCCTTTGGAGAAGTCATCAGCGCCttcagctgcaacagcaactcgTGCACAGTGCATCCAGTGGAGGTTTCTTGGCGGATAGGCACATTCGGCATCGAAGCACCCCGGGCTCGTTGCTCTCGGCGGAAGAACCGGCTGATTGCGGTCACGTAAGTGCTCGTGAATCACGAACTAGCCATTCGCGTTGTCCATGTTCAATCCTTAATCCATATTTTCGGCTTGCAGATCATGAGTGGCAGATATcgcggaggcggtggtggcggcggacGATTTGGAGGCCGTGGTGGCGGAGGCTATGCAGATGGTGGCGGCTACAATGACTTCGACAACTACCGTGGTGGCGGACCAGGCTTCAATGACAACTTTGGACCAGGTCCCGGACCAAATCCATTTAACAGTAAGTAGATAACACTTAGAATTAGATTATTTAGTTCAATTTGTCCAACTGGTTATAAAATTCTTTTATAAAGAATAAGAAGACAGTTTACAAAAACAGTTttattggtttgttttttttttttttaatgtatatctttttttaaatgtatatctCTGCAGTAAATAAACTATTATTTCCACTCTTACATTTCCAGTGGGTGGTCCTAACATTTCTGGGAATGAGTTAATGCAGCTGATGAGTGCCATGGCCAGCAACTTCAATATGAATTCACAGCCCCCGCAGCCAATGCGCCAGAGTTGCGGCGAGTTGCGCAATCACCATTGCGGATTATTTGTTGAGCTGTCCGGTAGGCTAATTAAGAAGCGGGTGAATCGGTTTGCAGAGCTGCGCGATCGCAATGGCGGTGCATGCCAGCTTGTGGTTCTGGAAGACAAGCATCCGCGAGTGGCACGGCGCATGAACAACATGCCAGAGAACACAACACTAACTATTGTGGGCCTGGTCATGCGGCGACCACACAATTCGTGCAATCAAACAATGCCAACGGGCGAGATCGAAGTGGAGGTACAGGACATACTTAACATTCATTTCCCGGCCAGCGGTACCAAAAGAGCTGGTGAGAAGCGCACATACAGCACAATGGTGCAGCAGCAGAGTAATCTTGGTATCACCAGCACCGAGTACAAGATAGCCAGTAAGTGGGAATGTGTTTTAGTACTTGCATATGGGtaacattatatttttattgtcttttaCAGAGAACGAGAATATATTGAAGTATTTTGAAAACCGTGATCTCACCTGCAACGATCTAAGGCGCGACGATGTGGGCAAGACAGTGACTTTGGTTGGTTGGATTCCCTCtaccaaaaacaacaaattcttGCAGCTCAAAGATGGTTATGGTCAAACGCAACTAATGATCGAGGATCAGTCGGTAATGAACAAAATGCTATAATAGTTTCATCAAAttgattattttcaatgtttattTTCAGCTTAGCGACACCTTTCTTTCAACACCTGAGCAGACAGTTATCCAAATAGTGGGCAAAGTTCTGGGAAGACCAAAAGCCAATGTTAATTTGGTAAGAACTTATAAATTCCATCGATTTGTAAAATGAATCAATGCGATTCCCTTTAGAAATATGATACTGGTGAGGTGGAAGTCAGTGTAACCAGCGTAAAGGTCCTCAATCCGGACGATCCCTACGATGGTCCCATTAAGGCAAAAGAGAAGcaacaaaagttttccatcGATGATCTTGAGGCTGAGGAGGCTGCCGCCGAAGCATCCGCCAATCTTACCAGCAATAATGGAGAAGCCAAGGAAGATAGCGCGGAAGCAGTTACCACTGCTAATCCCTCTGTAATTTCCGAGCAACGAGCCAAGGTGGCCGATACCAACAAGTTTGCCGACCGCA encodes:
- the LOC6732564 gene encoding diacylglycerol O-acyltransferase 1, with product MTTNKDPQDKEPGKAEQPTKNGGSSGVGIMKRLRRSASATEHNLSSLRNRKSTQNLFDQHGNPIDLRQYRKVLDKDENGNGTNGSEKKLRYRRTQSVTRAEEISNKEEKQRRAQPGRPIHRPRDSLFSWSSGFTNFSGLVNWGFLLLCIGGLRLGLENLLKYGIRINPLDWFFFISGHNEGEGHNALILSIYSLVHISLCLAVEKGLAMEIIAEGLGLFIQIVNIVVLVCLPVVTIHLKGHAFSLMGASTVCFFYSVLFLKLWSYVQTNMWCRQTYYQKNPRERRPSITLAELKKGVLNGGEEDEDVSKLVQYPDNLTYKDLLYFLCAPTLCYELNFPRTSRVRKRFLLKRLLEVVIGVNVVMALFQQWIIPSVRNSLIPFSNMDVALATERLLKLALPNHLCWLCFFYLMFHSFLNAVGELLNFADRNFYCDWWNANNIDTFWRTWNMPVHRWCVRHLYIPVVQMGYSSRQASTIVFLFSAVFHEYLVSVPLQIYKIWAFMGMMGQIPLSAVSKSIEKKLGPRMGNIIVWASIILGQPLCIMAYYHDYVVQHFKNSLNGTDYSS
- the LOC6732565 gene encoding exportin-2, which gives rise to MEVTEANLQLLAGYLQQTLSADPNVRRPAEKLLESTELQQNYPILLLNLIDKAQMDMTTRVAGAIAFKNYIKRNWAAHLDSDGPDRIHESDRNTIKTLIVTLMLHSPVALQKQLSDAVSIIGKYDFPKKWPQLIDEMVERFASGDFNVINGVLQTAHSLFKRYRYEFKSQALWEEIKFVLDRMAKPLTDLLQATMQLTKVHENNADALKVIYGSLVLVNKVFFSLNSQDLPEFFEDNINTWMGAFIQQLAADVPSLRTADDEDAGVLEHLRAQVCENICLYAKKYDEEFKPFMEQFVTAVWELLVKTSLQTKYDSLVSHALQFLSVVAERQHYQSIFENPEILAQICDKVVIPNLDIRPSDEEIFEDSPEEYIRRDIEGSDIDTRRRAACDLVKTLSINFEQKIFGIFGQYLERLLTKYKENPATNWRSKDTAIYLVTSWASRGGTQKHGITQTSELVPLPEFCARQIIPELERPNINEFPVLKAAAIKYVMVFRSILGPQVLASCLPQLIRHLPAESSVVHSYAACSVEKILTMRDASNTIVFGPQILAPYTNELISGLFATLSLPGSGENEYVMKAIMRSFSVLQSAAMPFMGVALPRLTEILTQVAKNPSRPHFNHYLFETLALCIKIVCQADSSAVSSFEEALFPVFQGILQQDIVEFMPYVFQMLSVLLEMREGTGTIPEPYWALFPCLLSPALWDRTGNVTPLIRLISAFIKQGSAQIQALGKLSGILGIFQKMIASKANDHEGFYLLQNLLSYYPPAEIQTNLRQIFGLLFQRLSLSKTPKYLSGIIIFFSFYVIKFSGSQMAQLIDEIQPNLFGMLLDRVFITEMGKVPKEQDRKMVAVGVTKLLTETPEILQQQYATFWPRLLHSLIDLFERPPEKLMGLEIGEPAGVAEDPDSGYQVAFAQLTHAQPSQQDHLAEIKDARQFLATSLSKFAQARAGEFSTLLSPLEPEYKQVLQKYCDQAGVRIA